Proteins co-encoded in one Streptococcus ruminicola genomic window:
- a CDS encoding xanthine phosphoribosyltransferase, which yields MKLLEDRILKDGNVLGEDILKVDSFLTHQVDYELMQEIGKVLAAAYKDAGITKVVTIEASGIAPALYTAQAMNVPMIFAKKAKNITMTEGILTAEVYSFTKRVTSTVSIASKFLSEDDTVLIVDDFLANGQAAKGLLEIIGQAGAKVAGIGIVIEKSFQTGRKLLEETGVPVTSLARIKEFKDGQVVFMEADA from the coding sequence ATGAAATTATTGGAAGATCGCATCTTAAAAGATGGTAATGTTTTGGGTGAGGATATCTTGAAAGTAGATAGTTTCCTCACTCATCAAGTTGACTATGAACTCATGCAAGAAATTGGTAAAGTTCTTGCGGCAGCTTATAAAGACGCTGGTATCACAAAAGTAGTTACAATTGAAGCATCTGGTATTGCACCAGCTTTATATACGGCACAAGCCATGAACGTTCCAATGATTTTCGCTAAAAAAGCTAAAAATATCACAATGACAGAAGGTATTTTAACAGCAGAAGTTTATTCATTTACTAAGCGTGTGACAAGCACAGTATCAATCGCAAGTAAATTCTTGTCAGAAGACGACACTGTTCTTATCGTTGATGATTTCTTGGCAAATGGACAAGCTGCTAAAGGGCTACTTGAAATTATTGGTCAAGCAGGTGCTAAAGTAGCTGGTATTGGTATTGTCATTGAAAAATCTTTCCAAACAGGTCGTAAATTACTTGAAGAAACAGGTGTTCCTGTAACGTCTCTAGCTCGAATCAAAGAATTTAAAGATGGTCAAGTTGTCTTTATGGAGGCTGATGCATAA